One genomic window of Arachis stenosperma cultivar V10309 chromosome 10, arast.V10309.gnm1.PFL2, whole genome shotgun sequence includes the following:
- the LOC130955570 gene encoding uncharacterized protein LOC130955570, translating into MGASQSTEPAVSAEQREAESVAASTGALPLLHKAFSNLSNPQTNAVPFENLPQCFGFAREDRTYSGNSVPASFPVLLDHLGSSIVDQFFVPGKGGIDWLQFVNGFNKCCARVSASVSLNMLFRVFAAMALKANVPLHLVFESEDDECKINGHLLPSDVLLLLYVCWVMSWDCRNLGNSERKGNVRLPDLSHLVLSAITSCGKVEGGFNVWDCDVSSLGVELPAGKFVTWVMSTVPCLPDCLRQYFHARIQMAGDQLEYLNSSTGDISSAAACDYILTQGRAWAISITQKSTVNDEISRVFLCSGSGMDKNLLYRSSTHGRGLNRFWSHVEGYKGPLLILIAASSGNAREGSSTDRKWVIGALTSQGLENKDTFYGASGCLYSISPVFRAFPPSGKEKNFVYSHLHPTGRVYQAHPKPVGVAFGGTPGNERIFIEEDFSKVTIRHHAIDKTYRSGSLFPDQGFLAVEAVISEVEVWGLGGEVAKEVQSSYKRREELFNEQRRKVDLKTFANWEDSPEKMMMDMMSDPNAVQREDR; encoded by the exons ATGGGAGCGTCTCAGTCTACAGAGCCCGCGGTTTCCGCCGAACAAAGGGAGGCAGAATCCGTCGCAGCCTCCACCGGTGCTCTCCCACTCCTCCACAAAGCCTTCTCCAACCTCTCCAATCCCCAAACTAATGCCGTCCCCTTCGAAAATCTTCCG CAATGCTTCGGTTTCGCACGCGAAGATCGAACCTACTCCGGCAACAGCGTCCCGGCTTCGTTTCCGGTTTTGTTGGATCACTTAGGTTCCTCAATCGTCGATCAATTTTTCGTTCCCGGCAAAGGTGGAATCGATTGGCTTCAGTTCGTTAATGGCTTCAATAAGTGCTGTGCTAGGGTTTCTGCGTCTGTTTCACTCAACATGCTTTTCAGAGTGTTTGCTGCAATGGCTTTGAAAGCGAATGTGCCTCTGCATTTGGTGTTTGAGTCTGAGGATGATGAATGCAAGATTAATGGTCACCTTCTTCCGAGTGacgtgcttcttcttctttacgTGTGTTGGGTTATGTCTTGGGATTGTAGAAATTTGGGAAATTCTGAAAGGAAAGGGAATGTTAGGTTACCTGATCTTAGCCATTTGGTGTTGTCAGCGATCACATCTTGTGGCAAAGTTGAGGGTGGCTTCAATGTGTGGGATTGTGATGTATCAAGTTTGGGAGTTGAACTTCCTGCAGGGAAGTTTGTTACTTGGGTTATGAGTACGGTGCCATGTCTTCCAGATTGCTTAAGGCAGTATTTTCATGCAAGAATACAAATGGCAGGG GATCAATTGGAATATTTGAATTCCTCTACTGGAGATATTTCATCTGCAGCAGCATGTGATTATATTTTAACCCAAGGAAGAGCGTGGGCAATATCTATCACACAAAAAAGTACAGTAAATGATGAGATTTCAAGAGTATTTTTATGCAGTGGAAGTGGAATGGATAAAAACCTTCTTTATCG GTCATCTACTCATGGACGAGGCCTCAATAGATTTTGGTCTCATGTAGAAGGTTACAAGGGTCCACTGCTAATTTTGATTGCCGCAAGTTCAGGAAATGCTCGTGAGGGAAGTTCCACTGATAGGAAGTGGGTTATAGGTGCCCTAACAAGTCAAGGTCTTGAAAATAAGGATACCTTCTATGGAGCTTCTGGATGTTTATATTCAATAAGCCCTGTGTTTCGTGCATTCCCACCCAGTG GTAAGGAAAAGAATTTTGTTTATAGCCACTTGCATCCTACTGGTAGGGTGTACCAAGCGCATCCAAAACCAGTGGGAGTTGCATTTGGTGGAACTCCAGGAAATGAGAGAATATTTATTGAAGAAGATTTTTCCAAAGTGACCATTCGCCACCATGCTATTGACAAAACCTACCGTAGTGGTTCTCTCTTTCCGGATCAA GGTTTCCTAGCCGTTGAAGCTGTGATTTCAGAAGTGGAAGTCTGGGGACTTGGAGGGGAAGTAGCAAAGGAAGTGCAAAGCTCGTACAAAAGGAGAGAAGAACTCTTCAATGAACAAAGACGAAAA GTTGACTTGAAAACATTTGCGAATTGGGAAGATTCTCCTGAGAAAATGATGATGGACATGATGTCAGATCCAAATGCTGTCCAAAGGGAAGACCGCTGA
- the LOC130957422 gene encoding uncharacterized protein LOC130957422 has translation MQDMFSMYIENRSQLSFIELYVEFEQSEADQNILREDYNSDSEEEFESNYEVVGADGDEVQGDGAMAPDVSDVATTLANDVPFEEPSFMRVLDLEAMHVPEFPDYISAEEIKPLVEADPALKVKSVIAEVQSKFNYTISYRKAWLAKQKTVEKIFGGWEASYEALPIWFEAMWHKEPSAVVHFETMPAYQGDDLVTDIRVLHRVFWSYYPCIRAFRHCKPVVQVDGTHLYGKYKGCLLVAVSQDDNNNIVLIAFAIMEGETSDAWHFFLSNLRQHVVTRDGVGLISDGHESINAAVERSNGAWSPPRAFHMFCIRHIESNFLRKFKAPYLQKLVVNIGYSRTVREYEVRYQRLRERGEAFTDWLNRIPREQYALAFDGGYRWGQMTTNLVECINLVLKGARNLSVTALVKATFYRLNELFPQKRAEAEARINAGHMFSDVVTSKLHAN, from the exons ATGCAAGATATGTTTTCCATGTATATTGAAAATCGGAGTCAACTCTCGTTCATCGAGTTGTATGTTGAGTTTGAGCAATCTGAGGCCGACCAGAATATTCTACGGGAAGATTACAATAGTGACAGTGAAGAAGAGTTCGAAAGCAACTACGAAGTTGTTGGTGCAGATGGAGATGAGGTTCAAGGTGACGGAGCTATGGCTCCGGATGTGTCTGATGTGGCAACTACACTGGCAAACGATGTGCCGTTTGAGGAGCCATCATTCATGCGAGTTTTGGATTTGGAAGCCATGCATGTTCCGGAATTTCCGGATTATATCAGTGCAG AAGAAATTAAGCCGTTGGTTGAGGCAGACCCCGCCTTGAAGGTAAAATCGGTTATAGCAGAGGTGCAATCGAAGTTCAACTACACTATTAGTTATCGGAAAGCATGGTTGGCTAAGCAAAAGACAGtggaaaaaatatttggaggcTGGGAAGCATCGTACGAAGCGTTGCCTATATGGTTTGAGGCCATGTGGCACAAGGAGCCATCAGCTGTTGTTCATTTTGAGACTATGCCTGCATATCAAGGCGATGACTTAGTGACTGATATTCGGGTGTTGCATCGTGTCTTCTGGAGTTATTACCCCTGCATTAGAGCATTCAGACATTGTAAGCCAGTTGTCCAGGTGGATGGGACTCACTTGTACGGAAAGTACAAGGGTTGTCTACTAGTGGCAGTGTCACAGGATGACAACAACAATATCGTCCTAATTGCGTTTGCAATTATGGAGGGAGAGACTTCAGATGCGTGGCACTTTTTCCTGAGTAACCTTCGTCAGCATGTTGTCACTCGGGATGGTGTGGGACTGATATCCGACGGTCACGAATCCATAAATGCAGCTGTGGAAAGGAGTAACGGGGCTTGGTCACCTCCTAGAGCTTTTCATATGTTTTGCATCAGGCATATAGAGTCGAATTTTCTGAGAAAATTCAAGGCGCCGTACTTGCAAAAACTAGTCGTCAACATAG GATATTCGAGGACGGTGCGGGAGTACGAGGTGCGTTACCAGCGTTTACGAGAACGGGGCGAGGCCTTCACTGACTGGTTAAACCGAATCCCCCGAGAACAGTACGCGTTGGCTTTTGATGGTGGATATCGATGGGGTCAAATGACGACGAATCTAGTGGAATGCATCAATTTAGTATTGAAGGGTGCACGCAATCTCTCCGTGACTGCCCTTGTGAAGGCAACATTCTACAGGCTTAACGAGTTGTTTCCTCAAAAAAGAGCGGAGGCGGAAGCTCGGATTAATGCTGGCCATATGTTTTCTGATGTCGTGACCTCGAAGTTGCATGCAAACTAA